Below is a genomic region from Jiangella gansuensis DSM 44835.
GTCACGAGCCACAGCTCGGAGTTCATCGAGCCGCTGAACCGGATGGTGCGCGCCGATCCGCTGTACGCCAGTGCCTACCGCGCCCTCGTCGACAGCATCTACGGCGCCACCCGGTCCAACGGACTGACCGGCAACAAGTACTTCTGGCGCTCCGAATTCTCCTCCCACCTGCGCGACGACTACGGGATCTTCACCCGGCTGAACTCCAGCAGGACCGTCGGCAGTGAGTACCGCTCCACCTTCCGGCCCGAGGTCGGGAACGAGATCGTCTGGAACAGCGCCGGCGCCACCGCGATCCAGGTCAACAACCGCGAGTACCTGGACCTGGGGCCCGCGTTCGACTGGTTCCACTACCCGGGAGTGACCGCGCCGTACGTCAAGGAGCAGACCCGGGGCTCGACGGGTAACGGGGGCAGCTTCACCGGAGGCGTCTCCGACGGCACCTACGGCGCCAGCGTCTACACCCTCGATCGCGCCGCGACGAAGGGGAACAAGAGCTACTACTACTTCGACGACGAGATGGTCGCGCTCGGCGCAGGTATCACGTCCACGTCCGACGCGGCCGTCCACACGACCGTCAACCAGGCCGCCGCGAAGGACAACGCCTCGGTCGACGGCACGCCCGTGCCGGCCGGGACCGACTCCGACGCCGTCGACGGCCCGTCCTGGGCCCACAACGACGAGGTCGGTTACGTCTTCCCGTCGGATCAGCGCGTGCTCGTGTCGAACAAGACGCAGACGGGCAACTGGCTCGATCAGGACCCGGCGAACCGAGACGCCTTCACGCTGTACTTCGACCACGGGGTCGAACCGAGCGACGCCGGCTACGAGTACGTGGTGCTCCCGGGGAAGGACGCCGACGAGGTCGAGGCGTATGCCGCCGACCCCGCGGTCGAGGTGCTGCGCAACGACGGCGAGATCCAGGCGGTCCGGCACGCCGGGCTGGAGCGGACCATGGCGACCTTCTACCAGGCAGGACAGCTCGACCTGGGGGAATCGCGGACGCTCGAGGTGAGCCAGCCCGCCATCGTGATCCTCGACGAGTCCGGTGACGAGCCCGTCGTGAGCGTGGCCAGCCCCAGCCAGCCGGGCCTGGTGGTGCACGTGGCCCTCGAAAGTACCGACGAGGCGGCACGTGGCGTCTTCGCGCTCGGTTCCGGCGCGGACCTCGGCAGGACCGTCACCGCCGAGCTGGTGCCGAGCGGGCCGGGCGAACGATCGGCCTACACGGCGAGCGGCTTCGAGGAGGGCGGCGAGCCCGAACTCGCCGGCGACGGGGACGACGCGACCGCCTGGCGCTCCGGGGCGGACGGGACGGCCTGGCTGATGAAGGAGCTCGAGCCCGGGTCCTTCCTCACCGGTGTCACGGTCTCGTGGGGTGACCAGGTGGCGAAGCGCTACCTGCTGCAGACCTCCCTGGACGGTGAGGTGTGGACCGACCAGCAGTTCACCCAGGACGGGACCGGGGGGAGCATCGACCTCGAGATCGCGCCGACACCGGCCACCTTCGTCCGAGTGCTGATGGTCGAGAGCACAGGCGGGGACGGGTACTCCGTCCGGGAGCTCGCGACGGAGGCGAGCGTCAACCGTGCACTCGCCGCGCCGGTGACGGCGTCCGGCTCGTCGGGTGGGAGGCCCGGCGCGGTAACCGACGGCAGCATGGAGACCCGGTGGAGCGCGAATTCCTCCGATACCGCCTGGGTCCAGGTCGACCTGGGGTCGGTCCAGCCGATCCGCACCGTCCGGCTGTGGTGGGAGGCGTCCTACGCCAAGCAGTACGTCATCCAGGTGTCCGACGACGGCCGGACGTGGCGGGACGCCTATGCCACGAGCGGTTCCGGGTCCGACGGCGGGATCGACCTCGTCGAGGTCGACGAGACAGCGCGATACGTGCGCATGCAGACCGTCGCACGCAGTAGTACACAGTGGGGCGTGTCGCTCTGGGAGCTGGAGGTGTTCGACGACGACAGGATCACCGACGCACCGCCCGCCGAGGGCGGCCGGGAGAACCTCGCGCTTCACCAGCCGATCAGCGCCGACTCGGAGTACAACGCCACGTTGGCGGTGACGAACGCGAACGACGGCAATCCGACCACGCGCTGGGCTTCGCAGCGGCAGTCGGCCCCGTACACAATCGAGCGCTGGCTCCAGGTCGACCTCGGGGAGATCCGATCGGTCAACCAGGCCGTCGTGACCTGGGAAGCGGCAACGTCGAACGATTACCGGATCGAGGGGTCGGTCGACGGCGAGAACTGGACCGAGCTGGCTCGCGTGCGGAAGTCGTCCGACGATCTGCGCAATGTCGTGGACCTGGACCAGGCGGACGTCCGGTACGTGCGGGTGATCGGTCTACCGGCCACACAGTATGGCCTGTCGATCTTCGAGTTCGAGGTCTACGGCGGGTACACCCTGCGCTGTGACGCCTCGCCGCTGCGGGTGGAACCGGACAGCACAGCCGTCGCCACGGCCTTCATCTCGCCTCGCGATCCGGACGACGAGGTCCGAGTCGTCTCGCTGGACGAGGACGTCGTCGCGATCTCCGGCACCCCGCGGGTGGACGATGCCGGCCGGATCGACGTCGATCTCGCGACGGGGGAGTCGGGCACCACCTCGCTCCTCTTCACGCACGCCAACGGTGACGAGCACCTCCTGTGCCCGGTGACCTTCACAGTCACCACGGCCGAGCTGGAGCGTCTGATCGAGCGTGCCAACGCGCTGGAGAGTCTGAAGTACACGCCGTCCAGTTGGAGCCCGCTGCTGCCGGCGCTCGAGGCAGCCAAAGCGACGCTTCGCTCGGCGGAGGCGACGCAGGCCGAAGTCGACGAGCGTGCCGCCGCCCTCACTGAGGCGATGGCAGGTCTCGTCGAACAGGAAGTGGACACGACTGCTCCCACCATCACCGTGAAGGATGAATCACGCGGGCGAGACGGCGTCTACAGCGAGGTGAGCTTCAAGCTGTACGACGAAGGGCTGATCGACAAGGCGGTGCTGAACGGTGTCGTCAAGGACCTGACCGACGACACATGGTCGGACCTGAACGGCGTCAAGCCCGGCGTCTTCGGCGCCGTAGAAGGGGCGAACACCCTCGAGGTGTACGACCGGGCGGGCAACCGCGCCGTTCTCGAGTTCGTCCTGGACACGGAGACGCCGACCGTGACCATCAAGGACGGTGACCGCTACACGATCGGCACCGAAGCGGGCTACGAGAAGGTCTCGTTCACGTTCTACGACGCCGGCAAGGTCGACAAGTTCGTGCTGAACGGTAGGGCCAGGGACCTGACGGACGCCGTGGGGTCGGACCTCGACCACATCCGCCCTGGCGTGCGAGGAGCGGTGCTGGGCAACAACGTCCTCGAGGTGTACGACGTCGCAGGAAACGTGACCACCATCGAGTTCACGTTGGTCAGGAAGCGCTGAAGCCAGCGCAGGTCTCGCAGCGCCGCGAGGCGTGACGCAACACCGGACGGCGGGCCCCCGCGAGATCGTGGGAGCCCGCCGTCGATCGGTGGCACTCGTCGAGGGCGACCCTTGGTCTCGATCCTCGTCGGTGAGTTCGTTCCTGACATCCTCGATGAGGGTGGTGACACCGCGCGCTGGCCAGCGCTTTGCATATCCTGACTCGGAATCCGGCCCACCTGCTCGGACAGCAGCATGCAGGTCGGACCTGGGGAACCGCGCAGGGAATGTGGAGGAGCGACGATGACGTCACCGCCGGCCACCGCCGCGCAGATCACCCGGGTACGCGATCTGCTGGTGTTCGACGACTCGGGGGTGCGCCTGGTCGTGGCCTGCGACTCGGTGGGCGGCATCGGGCCGAAACCGGCGGACACCGTTCCGGTCGATGCCACCTGCACCGGGTATTTCGCCGCCCGCGTGCCGCTGCTGGAGGTGCTCTGCGCCGGTGCGCAGCCTGTCGTGGTGGCCAACAACCTCTGCGTCGAGGCGGAGCCGACCGGGCGGGAGCTGACCGAGGCGGTCCGCGCCATCGCCGCGAGCGTCGGCGTTCCGGCCGCGAACGTCACCGGCCTGATCCACGACGCGGTGCCGGTCGGATCGAAGGGACTGGCGTGGGAGGCGCCGCTGCTGGCGAGCACTGCGGGGCTGGAACTGCGCTGGGAACCCGGGAACCCCGTGCCTCCCGAGCGCTCGGGAGGCCCTTCGTCCTGTGTTCTCGTCTCGTGTGCCCCGGCCGATCTGGACCGGCTCCGGGCCTGCTTCGCCGAGACGCTGCCGGTCGCCGTCGTCGGCACGCTCGCCGAGGCCGCCGAGACCACCGAGGTCCGGACGACGGGGGATGTGACGGCCGTATGGCGGTGCGCATCCTCGGGGGCACGGCCGAGGCGCGGGAGTTGGCCGTCCTGCTCCAGGAGGATGAGAGCACCGCGTTCGTGTCGTCGTTGGCGGGCCGGGTGGCCCGGCCACGGTTGCCGGTCGGTGCCGTCCGGGTCGGCGGATTCGGCGGTGTGCCGGGACGGCGGTCGTACCTGAACGGGATGGGCATTTCCGCTGTCGTCGACGCGACTCACCCGTTCGCGACGGGCATGAGCGCCAACGCGCTGGCGGCGTGTTCGGCCGAGGCCGTGCCGCTGCTGCGGCTGGAGCGGCCCGGCTGGTCGCAGGCTGAGGGCGCAGGGGACTGGCACTGGGTCGACGATCACGACGAGGCGGCGGCACTGACCGCGCGGCTCGGACGACGGCCGTTCCTGACCGTTGGCCGCCAGGCACTCGGGCGGTTCGCCGGGCCGCTGGCAGGGTGTCTCCGCGCTGGTCAGAGTGGTCGACGAACCGGACGTCGAGGTGCCGGCGGCGTGGACGGTGCTGCTGAGCCGGGGGCCGTACCCGCTCGATGCGGGGCGGGCACTGATGGCCGAGGTGACGTGCTGGTGACCAAGGACTCCGGCGGCACCTACACCTGGTCCAAGATGCGGGTCGCCGGTGAGCTCGGGATTCCGGTGGTCATCGTGCGGCGAGAGCCGGCGCCTCGCGCGCTGGAGGTCGTCGACGACGCCCTGGCGGCGGCGGCATGGATCGGCACGCTGGCGTCACGCTGAGGGTCGGTCAGCCGAGGCCGGGGACGTCCGCGACGGCGCCGATGACCGCGACGGCGGGTGGCGAGATGTCGGCGGCGGCGTCGATCGTGCTCAGCGTGGCGCGTGCGACGCGCTGACTGGGCATGGTCCCGTCGGCGACGACCGCCGCGGGCGTGTCCGGTGCGAGCCCGCCCGAGACCAGAGCGGCGCAGATCGCCCGCAACGTGCGCACCCCCATGAGCACCACGATCGTCGTACCGGACGCGGCGAGCGCGGCGTAGTCGATCGTCCAGTCCGGGTGCCCGGGTGGCACCTGCCCGGAGACGACGGTGAAGCCCTGGGCCAGCCCCCGATGGGTCACCGGGATGCCCGCGAGGGCCGGCGCGGCGGTCGCCGACGTCACGCCGGGGACGATCCGCACCTCGACGCGCGCGTCGAGGCAGGCGAGCAGCTCTTCGCCACCACGGCCGAACACGTAGTTGTCGCCGCCCTTGAGGCCCAGACGTGGCGGCCGGAGGTGGCCCGCTCGACCAGCAGTACGCCGAGCACCGGCAGCCCGGTCGACTCGAGCGCGCTGACGACCTCGTCGGCGGGCCGAGACGATCCGGCCTTGTTGAGGGCGACGCCGACGATGCGGACCGACGGGTCGAAGGCGATCATTCCGTGGACGACGGCGGCAATCGAACGTGCGGCGTGCGAGATGTCCACCACCAGGACGACCGGCGTGCGCGTGAGCGTGGCGACGTGCGCCGTCGACGCGAACCCCTTGCCGCCGAGCTGCCCGTCGTACAGCCCCATGACGCCCTCGACGATCGCGACGTCGGCGCCACGCGCACCGTGTAGCAGCATGGAGACGAGGCGCCGCTCACCCACGAGATGCGGGTCGAGGTTGCGGCCGGGCCGACCGGTCGCGAGGGCGTGGTACCCGGGGTCGATGTAGTCGGGCCCGACCTTGTGGCCGGAAGCCCGGTGACCGGCCCGGGACAGTGCGGCCATCAGGCCGGTCGCGACCGTGGTCTTGCCGTGGCCGGACGGGCGCGGCCGGGACGGTTGACCAGCGTCTCGACGACGTCGTCGACGTCGACCCAGCCCCAGGTCATCGGATAGGTGAACTCGTCGAGGACGTAGAGGTCGTGGGCCTCGGCGGAGAGACGGCGCTTGACCTCGGCCCAACCTTCGGCGGCGTCGGCGGCGTGGTCCTCCTCGGTGCCCTTCTTGCGCGACCAGGACCAGCCCGAGCCCATCTTGTGCCACTCGACCGACCCGCCGACGCCGGTCTCGGCGTGCAGCTCGCCGAGGCGCTCGAGCACGGTCTGTTCGCCGATGCGCCACCTGGCCGACTTGACGAACTGGAACACGCCGACGTTCCACCCCTGATTCCACGCGCGCATGGCGAGACCGAAGGCGGCGGTGGACTTGCCCTTGCCGTCGCCGGTGTGGACCATGACGAGCGGCCGGTTGCGGCGCTGCCTGGTGGTGAGGCCGTCGTCGGGCGCGGCGAGCGGCTGACCCTGCGGCATCAGGCGGCCGTCCTCACGACGTTAGTGAGGTCCGCGGCGCTGACCTCACCCAGCGGGACGTACTCCGCGCGCAGCCGGGCGGCGAGATCGTGAGCCAGCCCCAGCCGGAACCTCCCGGTCTCGCAGTCGACGACCACACCGGCGACGCGTGCTGCACGAGATCGGCCAGCCGATCACCGTCACGACCGCGCGCAAACTGCGCACGGCGGTCGAAGCCGGCGCGGACAACCTCCTGGTCATGCTCAACGCACGCATCGATCTGGACGGCTTCGAGGACTGGGACATCTGGTGGGGCGCGAACCTCGGCACGCCGCACGAGCGGCTCGTCGCCGGGCGGGTCGGCGACGTCCGTGCCGAGCTCGACACGGCGCGGGCCGCCGTGAAGTCCGCCGCCGGCTGGATCATGGACCTGTACCTGCTGCGCAGCGCCTCACCTCGCCGCTGAGACCCACCCGGTGTGCCCGGTGCGAGATGACATGCGCCGCGCCACGGAGCCGTAGTGTGGGGACATGGTGAGGCTGACGAAGATCTATACCCGCACCGGCGACGACGGCACCACCGGGCTGGGCGATTTCAGCCGCACCCGCAAGACCGACCCACGGCTCGTCGCCTACGCCGACGCCAACGAGGCCAACGCGGCCATTGGCGTGGTGGTGGCGCTGGAGCGGTCCGGCGGCGGGGGCGGCGGCCTCGGCCCGGACGTGCTCGCCGTCCTGCAGCGCGTGCAGAACGACCTCTTCGATGTCGGCGCCGACCTCTGCGTGCCGCTGAAGGCCGAATACGAGTACCCGCCGCTGCGGGTCCAACCGGCCTGGATCGACGAGCTGGAGGCCGACTGCGACCGCTACAACGCAGAGGTCCCGAAGCTGACGTCGTTCATCCTGCCCGGCGGCAGCGTCACGGCCGCCCAGCTGCACGTCGCCACGACCGTGGTGCGACGCGCCGAGCGGTCGGCGTGGGCGGCGGTCGAGCATTACGGCAGCGGCGACACCGACGGCGTCAACCCGCTCACCGCGAAGTACCTCAACCGGCTCTCGGACCTGCTGTTCATCCTGTCCCGCTACGCCAACCGCGACGCGGGTGACGTGCTCTGGCAGCCGGGTGGCGGCCGCGCGGAACCGCAGCCGAGGCAGCGGGGGCGCTAGGGAACCATGCCAGCGTCAGCAAGCCGTAGACGCCCGTAGCGGACCCGCTGCCGGATCTCACGCCACGTTTCCGTTGGCGATCTCGTCGGCGATCATGGCCACCTGGAGCGACACTCGGGTGTCCGCATCGTCCAAGTCAGCGTCGAGCAGCCTCGCTGCTCTGCCGAGGCGGTCGTAGAAGACCGGTCGCGAGATGTGCAGGCTGGCTGCGGCATCCGACTTGCTCGTCGGGTGCCTGAGGAGCGCCCGGACAGCATCGAGGAGGCCAGTGTTGCGCCGCATGTCGTGCTCCTTGAGCGCGGCGAGCTCGCGCCTGACGAAGGCTTGGACGCGGTGGTCGTCGGCCAACATGGCGAGTAGCCCGCGCAAGTGAACGTCGTCAAGCCGGTAGACGCCACCGAGGGCTTCCCCTCCAGGTCCGACCGAGCCGACCACCTGCTGGGATTCCTGGAGAGTCCGGTCGATGTCGCCTGCGCGCACGGTGGTGAGGCCGACTCCGATGACGACATCCTGACGATGGCGTACCCGTGTCGCGAGGTCGTCGACGACGTGATCGGGTTCAGCAGCGAGGGGAAGGGACAGTAGCGCCCTGACGTCCCCGTCGACGTCGCTCACGAGCGCGGGAACTCGCGCCTCGTGCGCGGCGTGGACGACGGCGGCCGTGATCTCGTCGAGCTGTGGCCGGCGAGGTTGGTCGGCGGAAGCCGCGGCGACGATCGGCCGCAGCGTCAAACCGACGAACTGCCGACGCCGTACCGGAAGGCCGGCGAGCCCGCAGCGCCGCAGCACCTCCTCCGATGCCGGGTTGGCCAGCAGCGCGAGGAGCAGTTCGTGGTGGGTGCGGCGCACCACGTTGTCGCGGTGACGGTCGTGGAGCCGATGGAGAGCGAGTGCCGCGGCCGCCCGCTCGACGATCGCGACCTGCCGCCGCGACGGTGTGGTGCGGCTCTGGATGGCAAGCCGGCCCCAGCCGCGGTCATGCCGACCCACGCGGGTGATCAGCCAGCCGCGTTCGCCGTCCCATCCCGTCCGGCCGTCGAGCGGCATCGACCTCGCCGTCCTGGCCCAGTCGGCCAGGGCCGGCGCGAGGTCGTCGGCGCCGGAGCGGTAGTCGAGGACATGGTGCTGCTCGCTCTCGAGAATCACCGCGGCGCCGGCGAGGCGCTGCACGGCGTCGAGGATCTCACCCGGACCGGCCTCCGCGATGCCGAGGTCGGTGAAGGTGTCGTGCACGCGCTGTGTCTCGCGCAGTTCGGCCAGTTGCTCCTCGACGATCCGCTCTCCCACCGCCTGTGCGAGCGTGGCGAAACGCGCTTCCCGGACCAGCGCGATCAGCGGCAGGCGATGATTGTCGCAGGCTTGCACCAACGCGCGCGGCAGGACGGTCCAGCGCCGCCCGAGCTCGACCACGAGTCCGGCCGCGCCGCTCTCGGACAAGCTGGCCGCCACCTGCCTGAGGCCCTCGTCGGTGTCGGGCATCGCGATCCCGGTACTGAGCAGGAGATCGCCTTCGCGCAGCAGCGGCCCGATGTCGGCGAGTTCGCCCGAGTGCACCCAGCGCACCGGGTTGTGCAACCACGTGGCGCCGGCGGCTACCCGCGGACCGGCGCTGCGCACCGCCGGCATGGCGAGGACGTCGGCCACGGTCAGAAAGTCCACAGGGATCCGCCCATCCACCGACAGAACGCCGGAAAAGTCAGGTGAATTCTACAGAGTGACGGGCGGTGACGGTGCCCGAGAGGGTCAGGCTCCGATGACCACCGTGGAAAGGGGAGAAGGGTGCCGAGCCCGATCACACACTGGAAGGACGGTTCGAGTTTCGAGGGCGTCCCGGGCCGCTGGGCCGACGTCACCAATCCCGCGACGGGCGCGGTCTCGGGCCGTGTGGCCCTGGCCGGCGCGGAGGACGCGGAGGCGGTCATCTCCTCGGCGACGGCGGCCGCGCGGTCGTGGGCGGAGACCTCGCTTGCCCGTCGTACCCAGGTCGTCTTCGCCTTCCGGGAGTTGCTCAACCGCCGCAGAGACGAGCTCGCGCACCTGATCACCGCCGAACACGGCAAGGTGTACAGCGACGCGCTCGGTGAGATCGCCCGGGGCCAGGAGGTCGTGGAATTCGCCTGCGGCATCCCGCACCTGCTCAAGGGCGGCCGTTCGGAGAACGCGTCGACCGGCGTCGACGTGCACTCCAAGCGGGTGCCCCTCGGCGTCGTGGGGATCATCAGCCCGTTCAACTTCCCGGCCATGGTGCCGATGTGGTTCTTCCCGATCGCCATCGCCGCGGGCAACACGGTGGTGCTCAAGCCCAGTGAGAAGGACCCGTCGGCGGCCGTCTGGATCGCGAAGCTCTGGACGGAGGCCGGACTGCCCGACGGCGTCTTCAACGTGCTCCAGGGCGACAAGGTCGCGGTCGACGCGCTCCTGCGGTCGCCGGACGTGGCCGCCATCAGCTTCGTCGGCTCGACGCCGATCGCCCGGTACGTCTATGAGGAGGCCGGCCGCCACGGCAAGCGGGTGCAGGCATTGGGCGGGGCGAAGAACCACATGGTGGTTCTGCCCGATGCCGACCTGGACCTCGCCGCCGACGCCGCAGTCGGCGCCGGCTACGGCAGCGCGGGCGAGCGATGCATGGCGATCAGCGTGCTCGTGGCGGTGGATCCGATCGGCGACGACCTCGTCGCGCGGATCGCCGAGCGCACCAGGACCCTGCTGATCGGCGACGGCGGCCGCGATGCGGCCGGGGCGTCGGTGCGCGAGGCCGACCTGGGGCCGCTGGTCACCGCGGCGCACCGCGACCGGGTCGCCGGCTTCATCGCCTCCGGCGAGGCCGCAGGTGCCGAGCTGGTCGTCGACGGCCGCGAGGTGCGGCCCCGTGGCGACGAGGCCGGCTTCTGGCTGGGCCCCACGCTGTTCGACCACGTCACGCCGCGGATGGATATCTACACCGAGGAGATCTTCGGGCCGGTCCTGTCCGTCGTGCGGGTGGCCTCCTACGAGGAGGCGGTCGCCCTGATCAACGCCCACGAGTACGGCAACGGGACGGCGATCTTCACCAGCGACGGCGGAGCCGCCCGCCGCTTCGAGCGCGACGTCCACGTCGGGATGATCGGCGTCAACGTGCCGATCCCGGTCCCGGTGGCCTCCTACTCGTTCGGGGGCTGGAAACGGTCGCTGTTCGGGGACACGCACGCTCACGGTACCGAGGGCGTCCACTTCTACACGCGCGCCAAGGTGGTCACCACCCGCTGGTCCGATCCGTCCGATCGCCGCGAGGGCGGTCCCGAGCTGGGGTTCCCACAGTATGTCTGAGCGCACCTACCTGGACGCCGGCCCGGACCGGGTCTACGCACTGGACCGCGCACACGTCTTCCACTCCTGGTCGGCGCAGGGCGCCCTCGAACCTGTCGTCGTCACGAAGGCCGCCGGTTCGTACGTGTGGGACCGTGACGACCAGCGGCTGCTCGACTTCACGTCGCAGCTGGTGTACACCAATCTCGGCCACCAGCATCCGCGCATCGTCCGGGCGATCCAGGACCAGGCGGCGCGGCTGTGCACGGTCGCTCCC
It encodes:
- a CDS encoding uroporphyrinogen-III C-methyltransferase gives rise to the protein MFGRGGEELLACLDARVEVRIVPGVTSATAAPALAGIPVTHRGLAQGFTVVSGQVPPGHPDWTIDYAALAASGTTIVVLMGVRTLRAICAALVSGGLAPDTPAAVVADGTMPSQRVARATLSTIDAAADISPPAVAVIGAVADVPGLG
- a CDS encoding cob(I)yrinic acid a,c-diamide adenosyltransferase, with amino-acid sequence MVRLTKIYTRTGDDGTTGLGDFSRTRKTDPRLVAYADANEANAAIGVVVALERSGGGGGGLGPDVLAVLQRVQNDLFDVGADLCVPLKAEYEYPPLRVQPAWIDELEADCDRYNAEVPKLTSFILPGGSVTAAQLHVATTVVRRAERSAWAAVEHYGSGDTDGVNPLTAKYLNRLSDLLFILSRYANRDAGDVLWQPGGGRAEPQPRQRGR
- a CDS encoding AAA family ATPase, giving the protein MAALSRAGHRASGHKVGPDYIDPGYHALATGRPGRNLDPHLVGERRLVSMLLHGARGADVAIVEGVMGLYDGQLGGKGFASTAHVATLTRTPVVLVVDISHAARSIAAVVHGMIAFDPSVRIVGVALNKAGSSRPADEVVSALESTGLPVLGVLLVERATSGRHVWASRAATTTCSAVVAKSCSPASTRASRCGSSPA
- a CDS encoding PucR family transcriptional regulator, with the protein product MDFLTVADVLAMPAVRSAGPRVAAGATWLHNPVRWVHSGELADIGPLLREGDLLLSTGIAMPDTDEGLRQVAASLSESGAAGLVVELGRRWTVLPRALVQACDNHRLPLIALVREARFATLAQAVGERIVEEQLAELRETQRVHDTFTDLGIAEAGPGEILDAVQRLAGAAVILESEQHHVLDYRSGADDLAPALADWARTARSMPLDGRTGWDGERGWLITRVGRHDRGWGRLAIQSRTTPSRRQVAIVERAAAALALHRLHDRHRDNVVRRTHHELLLALLANPASEEVLRRCGLAGLPVRRRQFVGLTLRPIVAAASADQPRRPQLDEITAAVVHAAHEARVPALVSDVDGDVRALLSLPLAAEPDHVVDDLATRVRHRQDVVIGVGLTTVRAGDIDRTLQESQQVVGSVGPGGEALGGVYRLDDVHLRGLLAMLADDHRVQAFVRRELAALKEHDMRRNTGLLDAVRALLRHPTSKSDAAASLHISRPVFYDRLGRAARLLDADLDDADTRVSLQVAMIADEIANGNVA
- a CDS encoding CoA-acylating methylmalonate-semialdehyde dehydrogenase yields the protein MPSPITHWKDGSSFEGVPGRWADVTNPATGAVSGRVALAGAEDAEAVISSATAAARSWAETSLARRTQVVFAFRELLNRRRDELAHLITAEHGKVYSDALGEIARGQEVVEFACGIPHLLKGGRSENASTGVDVHSKRVPLGVVGIISPFNFPAMVPMWFFPIAIAAGNTVVLKPSEKDPSAAVWIAKLWTEAGLPDGVFNVLQGDKVAVDALLRSPDVAAISFVGSTPIARYVYEEAGRHGKRVQALGGAKNHMVVLPDADLDLAADAAVGAGYGSAGERCMAISVLVAVDPIGDDLVARIAERTRTLLIGDGGRDAAGASVREADLGPLVTAAHRDRVAGFIASGEAAGAELVVDGREVRPRGDEAGFWLGPTLFDHVTPRMDIYTEEIFGPVLSVVRVASYEEAVALINAHEYGNGTAIFTSDGGAARRFERDVHVGMIGVNVPIPVPVASYSFGGWKRSLFGDTHAHGTEGVHFYTRAKVVTTRWSDPSDRREGGPELGFPQYV
- a CDS encoding cob(I)yrinic acid a,c-diamide adenosyltransferase, which encodes MPQGQPLAAPDDGLTTRQRRNRPLVMVHTGDGKGKSTAAFGLAMRAWNQGWNVGVFQFVKSARWRIGEQTVLERLGELHAETGVGGSVEWHKMGSGWSWSRKKGTEEDHAADAAEGWAEVKRRLSAEAHDLYVLDEFTYPMTWGWVDVDDVVETLVNRPGRARPATARPRSRPA
- a CDS encoding polysaccharide lyase family 8 super-sandwich domain-containing protein; protein product: MRRIRALIAVALSLVLAGAGLVTLPASAAPGADDVNTIVSRLQEYYLGQGDEIIIANGIYLARTSEALEYVASQEDDGSWADVDYADRTSSANGAVWSAYIALYRMLALAHAYRDPSAAGYENPDVLAALERALEYWDVADPGNTNWWETEIGESLAMGRISVFVGDVLSENAREVALKHNTGKLDPVGANGSWRTTNYLFEAIATGNVENITAGFDTMVETVTVDASGAVREAVQPDGSFWAHGAQLYSEGYGMVLFTYVALWADVARGTGFAFSRDHLDTIAFYIVNGTRWMIRGEIGMLYLNYRPPKTIDGVTSHSSEFIEPLNRMVRADPLYASAYRALVDSIYGATRSNGLTGNKYFWRSEFSSHLRDDYGIFTRLNSSRTVGSEYRSTFRPEVGNEIVWNSAGATAIQVNNREYLDLGPAFDWFHYPGVTAPYVKEQTRGSTGNGGSFTGGVSDGTYGASVYTLDRAATKGNKSYYYFDDEMVALGAGITSTSDAAVHTTVNQAAAKDNASVDGTPVPAGTDSDAVDGPSWAHNDEVGYVFPSDQRVLVSNKTQTGNWLDQDPANRDAFTLYFDHGVEPSDAGYEYVVLPGKDADEVEAYAADPAVEVLRNDGEIQAVRHAGLERTMATFYQAGQLDLGESRTLEVSQPAIVILDESGDEPVVSVASPSQPGLVVHVALESTDEAARGVFALGSGADLGRTVTAELVPSGPGERSAYTASGFEEGGEPELAGDGDDATAWRSGADGTAWLMKELEPGSFLTGVTVSWGDQVAKRYLLQTSLDGEVWTDQQFTQDGTGGSIDLEIAPTPATFVRVLMVESTGGDGYSVRELATEASVNRALAAPVTASGSSGGRPGAVTDGSMETRWSANSSDTAWVQVDLGSVQPIRTVRLWWEASYAKQYVIQVSDDGRTWRDAYATSGSGSDGGIDLVEVDETARYVRMQTVARSSTQWGVSLWELEVFDDDRITDAPPAEGGRENLALHQPISADSEYNATLAVTNANDGNPTTRWASQRQSAPYTIERWLQVDLGEIRSVNQAVVTWEAATSNDYRIEGSVDGENWTELARVRKSSDDLRNVVDLDQADVRYVRVIGLPATQYGLSIFEFEVYGGYTLRCDASPLRVEPDSTAVATAFISPRDPDDEVRVVSLDEDVVAISGTPRVDDAGRIDVDLATGESGTTSLLFTHANGDEHLLCPVTFTVTTAELERLIERANALESLKYTPSSWSPLLPALEAAKATLRSAEATQAEVDERAAALTEAMAGLVEQEVDTTAPTITVKDESRGRDGVYSEVSFKLYDEGLIDKAVLNGVVKDLTDDTWSDLNGVKPGVFGAVEGANTLEVYDRAGNRAVLEFVLDTETPTVTIKDGDRYTIGTEAGYEKVSFTFYDAGKVDKFVLNGRARDLTDAVGSDLDHIRPGVRGAVLGNNVLEVYDVAGNVTTIEFTLVRKR